The Streptomyces seoulensis genome contains a region encoding:
- a CDS encoding DAK2 domain-containing protein produces the protein MAQVPQTFLDALAVRTWCGLALRALGRVREEIDAINVYPVADGDTGTNLYLTAESAATAVEAVFAGYEQGADGPSLADALRAMAHGALIGARGNSGTILAQLLRGMAQVLAAPEAGDAPHTDGTGLRLALRRAADAAREAVAHPVEGTVLTVASAAADAADGAEGDCGRVALAAYEGARAALAATPGQLAVLGRAGVVDAGGRGLVTVLAALVEALTGEAVPEEPHTAPAEPVACPDAPEHTGEGGPAYEVIYLLEADDAAVARLRERLDPLGDSLVVVGGDGLWNVHVHVDDAGAAVEAGIEAGRPYRIRITHFAAGDVHTGGQRPPRERAQRAVVAVVPGEGLAGLYADAGATTVLARPGEPPASGELAQALRRAHAREVVLLPNDAELRHTAAAAAEQARAEGVRVALIPTRSAVQGIAALAVHEPERRFDEDVVQMTSAAGATRYAEVLVAERQSWTTAGICQAGDVLGLIDGDVAVIGRNLTGTAETVLDRMLQAGGELVTLVVGDEAPETVADRLEARVRESYLAVDTVVYRGGRQGSLLLIGVE, from the coding sequence GTGGCGCAGGTGCCGCAGACATTCCTCGATGCTCTCGCGGTGCGCACCTGGTGCGGTCTGGCGCTGCGGGCGCTGGGGCGCGTGCGCGAGGAGATCGACGCGATCAACGTCTATCCCGTCGCCGACGGGGACACCGGCACCAACCTCTACCTGACCGCGGAATCGGCCGCCACGGCCGTCGAGGCGGTGTTCGCCGGATACGAGCAGGGCGCCGACGGTCCCTCCCTCGCGGACGCCCTGCGCGCGATGGCCCACGGCGCGCTCATCGGCGCCCGCGGGAACTCCGGCACGATCCTCGCCCAGTTGCTGCGCGGCATGGCCCAGGTGCTCGCCGCCCCCGAGGCGGGTGACGCCCCTCACACCGACGGCACCGGCCTGCGCCTGGCCCTGCGCCGGGCCGCCGACGCCGCCCGCGAGGCCGTCGCCCACCCGGTCGAGGGCACCGTCCTGACCGTCGCCTCGGCCGCCGCCGACGCCGCCGACGGGGCCGAGGGCGACTGCGGGAGGGTCGCGCTGGCCGCCTACGAGGGCGCCCGGGCCGCCCTGGCGGCCACCCCCGGCCAACTGGCCGTGCTCGGCCGCGCCGGGGTCGTGGACGCGGGCGGACGCGGCCTGGTCACGGTGCTGGCGGCCCTGGTGGAGGCACTCACGGGAGAGGCGGTGCCGGAGGAGCCCCACACCGCGCCCGCCGAGCCCGTCGCCTGCCCGGACGCTCCGGAGCACACCGGAGAGGGCGGGCCCGCCTACGAGGTGATCTACCTCCTCGAGGCCGACGACGCGGCCGTGGCCCGGCTCCGCGAACGGCTCGACCCCCTGGGCGACTCCCTGGTCGTGGTCGGCGGCGACGGGCTGTGGAACGTCCATGTGCACGTCGACGACGCCGGTGCCGCCGTGGAGGCGGGCATCGAGGCCGGGCGGCCGTACCGGATCAGGATCACCCACTTCGCCGCCGGTGACGTCCACACGGGCGGGCAGCGGCCGCCGCGCGAACGGGCGCAGCGGGCCGTGGTCGCCGTGGTGCCCGGCGAGGGACTGGCCGGGCTGTATGCCGACGCCGGCGCCACCACCGTCCTCGCCCGCCCCGGCGAACCGCCCGCCAGCGGGGAGCTGGCCCAGGCCCTCAGGCGCGCCCACGCGCGCGAGGTCGTCCTGCTGCCCAACGACGCCGAACTGCGCCACACCGCCGCCGCGGCCGCCGAGCAGGCCCGCGCCGAGGGCGTCCGGGTCGCGCTCATCCCGACCCGCTCGGCGGTCCAGGGCATCGCCGCGCTCGCCGTGCACGAGCCGGAGCGACGGTTCGACGAGGACGTGGTCCAGATGACCTCCGCCGCGGGCGCCACCCGCTACGCCGAGGTCCTCGTCGCCGAACGCCAGTCGTGGACGACCGCCGGCATCTGCCAGGCCGGGGACGTGCTGGGGCTGATCGACGGCGATGTGGCCGTGATCGGCCGGAACCTCACCGGCACCGCCGAGACCGTGCTCGACCGCATGCTCCAGGCGGGCGGCGAGCTGGTCACCCTCGTCGTCGGCGACGAGGCCCCCGAGACGGTCGCCGACCGCCTCGAAGCCCGCGTCCGCGAGTCCTACCTCGCCGTCGACACCGTGGTCTACCGGGGCGGCCGCCAGGGATCGCTGCTGCTCATCGGCGTGGAGTGA
- the rpmB gene encoding 50S ribosomal protein L28, which translates to MAANCDVCGKGPGFGNNISHSHRRTPRRWNPNIQRVRTVVGGTPKRVNACTSCIKAGKVSR; encoded by the coding sequence GTGGCTGCCAACTGCGACGTCTGCGGCAAGGGGCCGGGCTTCGGCAACAACATCTCGCACTCGCACCGCCGTACGCCCCGTCGCTGGAACCCGAACATCCAGCGCGTCCGTACCGTGGTCGGCGGGACGCCGAAGCGCGTGAACGCTTGCACCTCGTGCATCAAGGCCGGCAAGGTCTCGCGCTGA
- a CDS encoding thiamine-phosphate kinase, whose product MKGTVGELGEFGLIRELTSRLTTTPAVRVGPGDDAAVVAAPDRRVVASTDILLEGRHFRRDWSTAYDVGRKAAAQNLADIAAMGAVPTALLLGLVVPAELAVTWPTEMMDGLRDECQVAGAAVVGGDVVRGDTIMVSITALGDLRNQEPVTRAGAQPGDLVAVTGWLGWSAAGYAVLSRGFRSPRAFVEAHRRPEPPYHAGPAAAALGATAMCDVSDGLIADLGHIAEASKVRIDIRSGAIDIPTQMNDIGQAVGVDPIQWVLTGGEDHAIVATFPPDTKLPARWKVIGEVLNPSALPQVTVDGAPWTNTGGWDHFGDPE is encoded by the coding sequence ATGAAGGGCACAGTGGGTGAGCTTGGTGAGTTCGGGCTCATCCGGGAGCTGACCTCCCGTCTCACCACCACCCCGGCGGTCCGGGTCGGCCCCGGTGACGACGCCGCCGTGGTCGCCGCCCCGGACCGCCGGGTGGTGGCGAGCACCGACATCCTGCTGGAGGGCCGGCACTTCCGCCGCGACTGGTCCACGGCGTACGACGTGGGCCGCAAGGCGGCGGCCCAGAACCTCGCCGACATCGCCGCGATGGGCGCCGTGCCCACCGCGCTGCTGCTCGGCCTGGTCGTCCCGGCCGAACTCGCGGTGACCTGGCCGACCGAGATGATGGACGGCCTGCGCGACGAGTGCCAGGTCGCGGGCGCCGCCGTGGTCGGCGGGGACGTCGTGCGCGGCGACACGATCATGGTGTCGATCACCGCGCTCGGCGATCTGCGCAACCAGGAACCGGTGACCCGCGCGGGCGCCCAGCCCGGCGACCTGGTGGCCGTCACGGGCTGGCTGGGCTGGTCCGCGGCCGGGTACGCGGTGCTCTCGCGGGGCTTCCGTTCGCCGCGCGCCTTCGTGGAGGCCCACCGCCGCCCCGAGCCGCCGTACCACGCGGGCCCTGCGGCAGCCGCGCTCGGCGCGACCGCCATGTGCGACGTGAGCGACGGACTGATCGCCGACCTCGGGCACATCGCGGAGGCCAGCAAGGTCCGGATCGACATCCGCTCCGGCGCGATCGACATCCCCACCCAGATGAACGACATCGGCCAGGCGGTCGGGGTGGACCCGATCCAGTGGGTGCTCACCGGGGGAGAGGACCACGCGATCGTGGCCACCTTCCCGCCCGACACCAAGCTCCCGGCCCGCTGGAAGGTCATCGGCGAGGTGCTCAACCCCTCGGCGCTGCCCCAGGTCACCGTGGACGGGGCGCCCTGGACGAACACGGGTGGCTGGGACCACTTCGGGGACCCCGAGTGA
- a CDS encoding Lrp/AsnC family transcriptional regulator gives MVQAYILIQTEVGKASTVAETIGKIPGVIQAEDVTGPYDVIVRAQSDTVDELGRMVVAKVQQVDGITRTLTCPVVHL, from the coding sequence GTGGTACAGGCGTACATCCTGATCCAGACCGAGGTCGGCAAGGCGTCGACCGTCGCCGAGACGATCGGCAAGATCCCTGGTGTGATCCAGGCCGAGGACGTGACGGGACCCTATGACGTCATCGTCCGCGCCCAGTCCGACACCGTCGACGAACTGGGTCGCATGGTGGTCGCCAAGGTCCAGCAAGTGGACGGCATCACACGCACCCTGACCTGCCCGGTCGTGCATCTGTAG
- the thiD gene encoding bifunctional hydroxymethylpyrimidine kinase/phosphomethylpyrimidine kinase: protein MRPAGQAPPRVLTVAGSDSGGGAGIQADLKTMLALGVHGMSVITAVTAQNSLGVQGAWELPVEAVRAQYRSVVDDIGVQAVKTGMLASAELVEAVAELISGTDAPVVVDPVGVSKHGDPLLAASALDSVRTRLLPVATVATPNLDEVAQLTGVRVTSEADLRPAAEAVLTYGPEWVLIKGGHLTGEAVDLLTDGTEEFRLRAPRHDNRHTHGTGCTLASAIASGLAKGLAVPEAVAAAKEYVTGAIAHGFALGGGIGPVDHAWRLGR, encoded by the coding sequence GTGAGGCCCGCCGGGCAGGCGCCGCCGCGCGTCCTCACGGTGGCCGGCTCGGACTCCGGTGGCGGAGCGGGCATCCAGGCGGACCTGAAGACAATGCTGGCGCTCGGCGTGCACGGGATGAGCGTGATCACGGCCGTGACCGCGCAGAACTCCCTGGGCGTGCAGGGGGCCTGGGAACTGCCGGTGGAGGCCGTGCGGGCGCAGTACCGCAGCGTGGTGGACGACATCGGCGTACAGGCCGTGAAGACCGGCATGCTGGCCTCGGCGGAACTGGTCGAGGCGGTCGCGGAGTTGATCTCCGGCACGGACGCGCCCGTCGTGGTGGACCCGGTGGGCGTCTCCAAGCACGGTGACCCGCTGCTGGCCGCCTCCGCCCTGGACTCGGTGCGCACCCGGCTGCTCCCGGTGGCGACGGTGGCCACCCCGAACCTGGACGAAGTGGCCCAACTCACAGGAGTCCGGGTCACTTCGGAGGCGGATCTGCGCCCGGCGGCCGAAGCCGTACTGACGTACGGGCCCGAGTGGGTGCTCATCAAGGGCGGGCATCTCACGGGGGAGGCGGTGGATCTGCTCACCGACGGCACTGAGGAGTTCCGGCTGCGCGCCCCGCGCCACGACAACCGGCACACGCACGGCACGGGCTGCACCCTCGCCTCCGCGATCGCGTCAGGGCTGGCGAAGGGGCTGGCCGTGCCGGAGGCGGTCGCGGCGGCCAAGGAGTACGTCACCGGGGCGATCGCCCACGGGTTCGCGCTCGGCGGCGGTATCGGGCCCGTGGACCATGCATGGCGCCTGGGACGGTGA
- a CDS encoding tetratricopeptide repeat protein — translation MSGITDFEALRLALAENSERPEGPARNARAEELLTEAEKLDIPLAVIEALGHQVKVYTYSSEKDRAFVPFARLLRMWDERPEDFDAYEAHTLHWTFKWMTAGMLGRPHVPLASVETWLGEMERRYRIAGYSERAVRAAEFSVAAHVGDGARAGRAYTAWLAADRDDMADCHACELHGQGRWQVESGRDAEALELWRPVLEGEFGCAHEPHGVLARSLAPLLRLGRVEEARAHHLRGLRLVRPMESMRDAYADHVEFCALTGNEARGLELLAERPAYLTDTGHPRSRLKFLAVVALLMDRLTALGLGAREVPGPTGRTWTARELAAHARAEALELAARFDERNGTSHIGDRTRARMAAEPLVERLPLGVRTAPVAAPPPVAEEGPEKEPDLPELLARARRLSETLQPDAPQAWAALARAAEGAGLDARARAELADNEAMSLGPDGVPVFERAAALYAEAGDPGEALAARARGAYVRALTGEADAALRTVDGLYDEVLALYAEEATGPRPTAAVLISRARVLMRCVHEGAPGEEAERAAREVLAFVGGRTGDDVRLVARGAEARAMLAELAELGGDPARAADLFRRAAAEYTGAGLPWFAVEYEARVGALAQQLGEPAEAERALLAALEHGGAYVEPTGRAQLHLQLAELIGARGGTEEAAGHALRAARWADEAGESGTFGAWARHLLGGLLLRQGRWTEAAEVLESALSELSAEVHGDGALVQTRWWLGDCLSELGEHREAAEHRLLAAGIAEHWPEQQDHATLAHLAGESLGEADLPAEADRAYVRAGELWEALGNPYFTVRALRARAWLAPRLEAGVPGARALMGRAVDVCEDALAEADDPLERARLTTELAHTHRQFGELLAKVAEGQGEAALTELERSAALFATLGADGLHGRTGAELAAAALESDLGRTAGARARARAVLAAYEGADDTDDTVRARREAAARLLEAAG, via the coding sequence ATGAGCGGGATCACGGACTTCGAGGCGCTGCGGCTGGCGCTGGCGGAGAACTCGGAGCGGCCGGAGGGCCCGGCGCGCAACGCGCGTGCGGAGGAACTCCTCACGGAGGCCGAGAAGCTGGACATCCCGCTCGCGGTGATCGAGGCGCTCGGCCATCAGGTGAAGGTCTACACCTACAGCTCGGAGAAGGACCGGGCGTTCGTGCCGTTCGCGCGGCTGCTGCGGATGTGGGACGAGCGGCCGGAGGACTTCGACGCGTACGAGGCGCACACGCTGCACTGGACGTTCAAGTGGATGACGGCGGGCATGCTGGGCCGGCCGCACGTCCCGCTGGCGTCGGTGGAGACCTGGCTCGGCGAGATGGAGCGCCGGTACCGGATCGCCGGGTACTCCGAACGGGCCGTGCGGGCTGCGGAGTTCAGTGTGGCCGCGCACGTCGGGGACGGGGCGCGGGCCGGGCGGGCGTACACGGCGTGGCTGGCCGCCGACCGGGACGACATGGCCGACTGCCACGCCTGCGAGCTGCACGGGCAGGGGCGCTGGCAGGTGGAGTCGGGCCGGGACGCCGAGGCGCTGGAGCTGTGGCGGCCGGTGCTGGAGGGCGAGTTCGGCTGTGCGCACGAGCCGCACGGGGTGCTGGCCCGCTCGCTGGCGCCGCTGCTGCGGCTCGGCCGGGTGGAGGAGGCGCGGGCGCACCATCTGCGGGGGCTGAGGCTGGTGCGGCCGATGGAGAGCATGCGGGACGCGTATGCCGACCATGTGGAGTTCTGCGCGCTGACCGGGAACGAGGCACGAGGGCTGGAGCTGCTGGCGGAGCGGCCCGCGTATCTCACCGACACCGGGCATCCGCGCAGCCGGCTGAAGTTCCTGGCGGTGGTGGCGCTGCTGATGGACCGGCTGACCGCGCTCGGCCTGGGCGCCCGGGAGGTGCCGGGTCCCACCGGGCGGACGTGGACCGCGCGGGAGCTGGCCGCGCACGCGCGTGCGGAGGCGCTGGAGCTGGCCGCGCGGTTCGACGAGCGCAACGGCACCTCGCACATCGGTGACCGGACCCGCGCCCGGATGGCGGCGGAGCCGCTGGTGGAGCGCCTGCCGCTGGGCGTGCGGACGGCTCCGGTCGCGGCGCCGCCTCCCGTGGCCGAGGAGGGCCCCGAGAAGGAGCCGGACCTGCCCGAGCTGCTGGCACGGGCCCGGCGGCTCTCGGAGACCCTCCAGCCCGACGCCCCGCAGGCGTGGGCGGCCCTCGCGCGGGCCGCCGAGGGTGCCGGGCTCGACGCACGCGCGCGTGCCGAGCTGGCCGACAACGAGGCGATGTCCCTAGGCCCCGACGGCGTCCCCGTCTTCGAGCGGGCGGCCGCCCTGTACGCGGAGGCGGGCGACCCCGGCGAGGCGCTGGCGGCACGCGCGCGTGGAGCGTACGTACGCGCGCTGACGGGCGAGGCGGACGCGGCGCTGAGGACGGTCGACGGCCTGTACGACGAGGTGCTCGCCCTGTACGCGGAGGAGGCGACCGGCCCCCGGCCGACGGCGGCGGTGCTGATCAGCAGGGCCCGGGTGCTGATGCGGTGCGTCCACGAGGGGGCACCCGGCGAGGAGGCGGAGCGGGCCGCGCGGGAGGTGCTGGCGTTCGTCGGCGGCCGCACCGGGGACGACGTACGGCTGGTGGCGCGCGGGGCCGAGGCGCGGGCCATGCTGGCGGAGCTGGCCGAGCTGGGCGGGGACCCGGCCCGCGCGGCCGACCTGTTCCGGCGGGCCGCCGCCGAGTACACGGGGGCGGGGCTTCCCTGGTTCGCCGTGGAGTACGAGGCGCGGGTGGGGGCGCTGGCCCAGCAGCTCGGGGAGCCGGCCGAGGCCGAGCGGGCGCTGCTGGCGGCGCTGGAGCACGGCGGGGCGTACGTGGAGCCGACCGGGCGGGCCCAGTTGCATCTCCAACTGGCCGAGCTGATCGGCGCGCGGGGCGGTACCGAGGAGGCTGCCGGGCACGCTCTGCGGGCCGCGCGCTGGGCGGACGAGGCGGGCGAGAGCGGCACCTTCGGCGCCTGGGCCCGGCATCTGCTGGGCGGGCTGCTGCTGCGCCAGGGGCGCTGGACGGAGGCGGCCGAGGTGCTGGAGTCGGCGCTGTCCGAGCTGTCCGCGGAGGTCCACGGGGACGGTGCGCTGGTGCAGACGCGCTGGTGGCTCGGGGACTGTCTGAGCGAGCTGGGCGAGCACCGGGAGGCGGCCGAGCACCGGCTGCTGGCGGCCGGGATCGCCGAGCACTGGCCGGAGCAGCAGGACCACGCGACGCTGGCGCACCTGGCCGGTGAGTCCCTGGGCGAGGCGGATCTCCCGGCGGAGGCGGACCGCGCCTACGTCCGGGCGGGCGAGCTGTGGGAGGCGCTGGGCAACCCGTACTTCACCGTGCGGGCGCTGCGGGCCCGCGCCTGGCTGGCGCCCCGGCTGGAGGCGGGGGTGCCGGGGGCGCGGGCGCTGATGGGGCGGGCGGTGGACGTGTGCGAGGACGCCCTCGCGGAGGCGGACGACCCTCTGGAGCGGGCCCGGCTCACCACCGAACTCGCCCACACGCACCGCCAGTTCGGCGAGCTGCTGGCCAAGGTGGCCGAGGGGCAGGGCGAGGCGGCGCTGACGGAGCTGGAGCGGTCGGCCGCGCTGTTCGCCACGCTCGGCGCGGACGGTCTGCACGGCCGTACCGGCGCCGAACTGGCCGCCGCGGCGCTGGAGAGCGACCTCGGCCGGACGGCCGGGGCGAGGGCACGCGCGCGTGCGGTGCTCGCCGCCTACGAGGGCGCCGACGACACGGACGACACCGTCCGCGCCCGGCGTGAGGCGGCCGCCCGCCTGCTGGAGGCGGCCGGGTGA
- a CDS encoding HSP90 family protein, which yields MDSQTSQSSPASQPSPPPHTFQVDLRGLVDLLSQHLYSSPKVYLRELLQNAVDAVTARRAEEPGAPARVRLYPDGRGGLRVEDSGIGLTESDVHTLLATIGRSSKRAEGLEETRSGFLGRFGIGLLACFVVAERIRVVSRSARTPDAPPVEWTAADDGSYTVRTLPDAARPEPGTTVHLVARAGAGEWLSPARVRTLARDFGALLPYDVRVDDEPVTDLPAPWDRPWPSPAERRAALEAHCRELFGFTPLDSITLDVPLAGVRGVAYVLPSAVSPAQRATHRVHLKGMLLTERAEQLLPDWAFFVRCVLDTDTLRPTASREALYEDETLAAVREALGERVRDWLTGLAAGDPERLAAFLDVHHLGVRALARHDREMLRVMLPWLPFETGDGQLSLEEFARRHPVVHFTRSVEEFRQVAPIAAAQGVGVVNGGYTYDTELVEALPSVRPGTVVAELDADTVTAHLDAVAPAEELALSAFLAAARDRLDALGCDVVLRAFHPVSVPALLLDDRSARHEQARADAEERADELWAGILGSLRGTAPRARLVLNHLSPLVRRVGALTDPALTGTAAEALYGQALLLARRSLRPADSALVNRAFAALLEWATLGEGEGR from the coding sequence ATGGACTCCCAGACCTCCCAGTCATCCCCGGCTTCTCAGCCGTCCCCGCCGCCCCACACCTTCCAGGTCGACCTGCGTGGTCTGGTGGACCTGCTCTCCCAGCACCTGTACTCCAGCCCCAAGGTCTATCTGCGCGAGCTGCTGCAGAACGCCGTGGACGCCGTCACCGCCCGGCGCGCCGAGGAGCCCGGCGCCCCGGCGCGGGTGCGGCTGTACCCGGACGGGCGGGGCGGGCTGCGGGTGGAGGACAGCGGCATCGGGCTCACCGAGTCGGACGTGCACACCCTGCTGGCGACCATCGGCCGCAGCTCCAAGCGGGCGGAGGGCCTGGAAGAGACCCGCTCGGGGTTCCTCGGCCGGTTCGGCATCGGCCTGCTGGCCTGCTTCGTGGTCGCCGAGCGCATCCGGGTGGTCAGCCGCAGCGCCCGTACGCCCGATGCGCCGCCGGTGGAGTGGACGGCGGCCGACGACGGTTCGTACACCGTGCGCACCCTGCCGGACGCGGCGCGGCCGGAGCCGGGGACCACCGTGCATCTGGTGGCGCGGGCGGGCGCCGGCGAGTGGCTGTCGCCGGCGCGGGTGCGCACCCTGGCGCGGGACTTCGGCGCGCTGCTGCCGTACGACGTGCGGGTGGACGACGAGCCGGTCACGGATCTCCCGGCGCCCTGGGACCGCCCCTGGCCCAGCCCGGCGGAGCGGCGGGCGGCGCTGGAGGCGCACTGCCGGGAGCTGTTCGGGTTCACCCCGCTGGACTCGATCACGCTGGACGTGCCGCTGGCCGGGGTGCGCGGGGTGGCGTACGTGCTGCCCTCGGCGGTGAGCCCGGCGCAGCGGGCCACGCACCGGGTGCATCTGAAGGGCATGCTGCTCACCGAGCGGGCCGAACAGCTCCTGCCGGACTGGGCGTTCTTCGTGCGCTGTGTGCTCGACACGGACACCCTGCGGCCCACGGCGTCGCGTGAGGCGCTGTACGAGGACGAGACGCTGGCCGCCGTGCGCGAGGCGCTGGGTGAGCGGGTGCGGGACTGGCTGACGGGGCTCGCGGCCGGTGATCCGGAGCGGCTGGCGGCGTTCCTGGACGTGCACCACCTGGGCGTGCGGGCGCTGGCCCGGCACGACCGCGAGATGCTGCGGGTCATGCTGCCCTGGCTGCCGTTCGAGACCGGTGACGGGCAGTTGTCGCTGGAGGAGTTCGCGCGGCGGCACCCGGTGGTGCACTTCACCCGGAGCGTCGAGGAGTTCCGGCAGGTCGCGCCGATCGCCGCCGCGCAGGGCGTCGGGGTGGTCAACGGGGGTTACACCTACGACACCGAGCTGGTGGAGGCGCTGCCGTCGGTGCGGCCGGGCACGGTGGTCGCGGAGCTGGACGCGGACACGGTGACCGCGCATCTGGACGCGGTGGCCCCGGCGGAGGAACTGGCGCTGTCGGCCTTCCTGGCGGCCGCGCGCGACAGGCTCGACGCGCTGGGCTGCGACGTGGTGCTGCGGGCGTTCCATCCGGTGTCGGTGCCCGCGCTGCTGCTGGACGACCGGTCGGCGCGGCACGAGCAGGCGCGGGCGGACGCCGAGGAGCGGGCGGACGAGCTGTGGGCGGGCATCCTGGGCTCGCTGCGCGGCACCGCCCCGCGGGCCCGGCTGGTGCTGAACCATCTCAGTCCGCTGGTGCGGCGCGTCGGTGCACTGACCGACCCGGCGCTGACCGGCACGGCGGCCGAGGCACTGTACGGGCAGGCGCTGCTGCTGGCCCGGCGCTCGCTGCGCCCGGCCGATTCGGCGTTGGTGAACAGGGCGTTCGCCGCTCTGCTGGAGTGGGCGACGCTCGGGGAGGGCGAGGGGCGATGA
- the recG gene encoding ATP-dependent DNA helicase RecG, with protein sequence MDLVPALREPLKKVLGPATAKVMAENLGLHTVGDLLHHYPRRYEERGQLTHLADLPMDEHVTVVAQVADARLHTFASARAPRGKGQRLEVTITDGSGRLQLVFFGNGVHKPHKELLPGTRAMFSGKVSVFNRRMQLAHPAYELLDKDAEDGDEAAESWAGSLIPIYPATAKLESWKIGKAVQTVLPSVQEAVDPLPESLREGRGLVELPEALVKIHRPATKADIADARARLKWDEAFVLQVALARRRYADTQLPAVPRRPLDDGLLTAFDARLPFTLTDGQQRVSQEIFTDLATSHPMHRLLQGEVGSGKTMVALRAMLAVVDAGGQAAMLAPTEVLAQQHHRSVTEMMGALAEGGMLGGSEHGTKVVVLTGSMGAAARRQALLDIVTGEAGIVIGTHALIEDKVQFHDLGLVVVDEQHRFGVEQRDALRGKGKQPPHLLVMTATPIPRTVAMTVFGDLETSVLDQLPAGRSPIATHVVPAADKPHFLARAWERVREEVEGGHQAYVVCPRIGDEDESAAEKKAAEGDKRPPLAVLDIADQLSRGPLQGLKVEVLHGRMHPDDKDAVMRRFAAGETDVLVATTVIEVGVNVPNATAMVIMDADRFGVSQLHQLRGRVGRGSAPGLCLLVSEMPEASPARQRLNAVASTLDGFELSRIDLEQRREGDVLGQAQSGARTSLRVLEVIEDEEIIAEAREEAAAVVAADPELARLPGLRTALEALLDEEREQYLEKG encoded by the coding sequence ATGGATCTCGTGCCCGCACTGCGAGAACCCCTGAAGAAGGTGCTCGGTCCCGCCACCGCGAAGGTGATGGCCGAGAACCTCGGCCTGCACACCGTCGGCGACCTCCTGCACCACTACCCCCGCAGATACGAGGAGCGCGGCCAGCTCACCCACCTCGCCGACCTCCCCATGGACGAGCACGTCACCGTGGTCGCCCAGGTCGCCGACGCCCGGCTGCACACCTTCGCCTCCGCCCGCGCCCCGCGCGGCAAGGGCCAGCGGCTCGAGGTCACCATCACCGACGGCAGCGGCCGGCTCCAACTGGTCTTCTTCGGCAACGGCGTGCACAAGCCGCACAAGGAACTGCTGCCCGGCACCCGCGCGATGTTCTCCGGCAAGGTCTCCGTCTTCAACCGCCGCATGCAACTCGCCCACCCCGCGTACGAATTGCTGGACAAGGACGCCGAGGACGGCGACGAGGCGGCGGAGAGCTGGGCCGGCTCCCTCATCCCGATCTACCCCGCCACCGCCAAGCTGGAGTCCTGGAAGATCGGCAAGGCGGTGCAGACCGTACTGCCCAGCGTCCAGGAAGCCGTCGACCCGCTCCCCGAGTCGCTGCGCGAGGGGCGCGGCCTGGTCGAGCTGCCCGAGGCCCTGGTCAAGATCCACCGCCCCGCCACCAAGGCCGACATCGCCGACGCCCGCGCCCGCCTGAAGTGGGACGAGGCGTTCGTCCTCCAAGTCGCCCTCGCCCGCCGCCGCTACGCCGACACCCAGCTCCCCGCCGTCCCCCGCCGCCCCCTGGACGACGGCCTCCTGACCGCCTTCGACGCCCGCCTCCCCTTCACCCTCACCGACGGCCAGCAGCGCGTCTCCCAGGAGATCTTCACCGACCTCGCCACCTCCCACCCGATGCACCGGCTGCTCCAGGGGGAGGTGGGCAGCGGAAAGACGATGGTCGCCCTGCGCGCCATGCTCGCCGTCGTCGACGCCGGGGGACAGGCGGCGATGCTCGCGCCCACCGAGGTGCTGGCCCAGCAGCATCACCGGTCGGTCACCGAGATGATGGGGGCGCTGGCCGAGGGCGGCATGCTCGGGGGCTCCGAGCACGGGACCAAGGTGGTGGTGCTGACCGGGTCGATGGGGGCCGCCGCCCGCCGGCAGGCCCTGCTGGACATCGTCACCGGCGAGGCGGGCATCGTCATCGGCACCCACGCGCTCATCGAGGACAAGGTCCAGTTCCACGACCTCGGCCTGGTCGTCGTGGACGAACAGCACCGGTTCGGCGTCGAGCAGCGCGACGCCCTGCGCGGCAAGGGCAAGCAGCCCCCGCACCTGCTCGTCATGACGGCCACCCCGATCCCGCGCACGGTCGCGATGACGGTCTTCGGCGACCTGGAGACCTCGGTCCTGGACCAGCTCCCGGCCGGCCGTTCCCCGATCGCCACCCATGTCGTCCCGGCCGCCGACAAGCCGCACTTCCTCGCCCGCGCGTGGGAGCGCGTCCGTGAGGAGGTGGAGGGCGGCCACCAGGCGTACGTCGTCTGCCCCCGCATCGGCGACGAGGACGAGAGCGCCGCCGAGAAGAAGGCCGCCGAGGGCGACAAACGCCCCCCGCTCGCCGTCCTCGACATCGCCGACCAGTTGAGCCGGGGCCCGCTGCAGGGCCTGAAGGTGGAGGTGCTGCACGGCAGGATGCACCCCGACGACAAGGACGCCGTGATGCGCCGCTTCGCCGCGGGCGAGACGGACGTCCTGGTCGCCACCACCGTCATCGAGGTCGGCGTGAACGTCCCCAACGCCACCGCGATGGTCATCATGGACGCCGACCGCTTCGGCGTCTCCCAGCTCCACCAGTTGCGCGGCCGCGTCGGCCGGGGCTCGGCCCCCGGCCTGTGCCTGCTGGTCAGCGAGATGCCCGAGGCCAGCCCCGCCCGCCAGCGGCTGAACGCGGTCGCCTCCACCCTCGACGGTTTCGAGCTCTCCCGCATCGACCTCGAACAGCGCCGCGAGGGCGACGTCCTCGGCCAGGCCCAGTCCGGCGCCCGCACCAGTCTGCGCGTCCTGGAGGTCATCGAGGACGAGGAGATCATCGCCGAGGCGAGGGAGGAAGCGGCAGCCGTGGTGGCGGCGGACCCGGAACTGGCCCGGCTACCGGGCCTGCGCACAGCCCTGGAAGCCCTCCTGGACGAGGAGAGGGAGCAGTACCTGGAAAAGGGCTGA